Within the Tursiops truncatus isolate mTurTru1 chromosome 12, mTurTru1.mat.Y, whole genome shotgun sequence genome, the region AATTAATCATGAGTATTTAAAGACAACACTCTAAGTAGgttttttctccattaaaaatgtgaatttctCTATGTGAGGGTAAGTGGATATAAAAGTCATGACAGATGTGAAAAAGGTATCTTTCCAAGCACAATGCTGAACATATAAAAGGGGCTCATTGAATCCTTACTGAGTTAGACATCTTTCTTCTTCActgatattagaaaaaaaaaaaaaaaacctccatttGGTAAAACATGAAAGGGCAGAAAATCAGCCCAAAAAGAGGTGAAAATCTTCTGTACATCCCAGCTGGTTCTATCGTGAACTCCTAAAATAGGTAGAGAGCCATGTGAAGCACATGATGGGGTACAGAGCTGACAAGCTGGATTCTGGAatactttcttcctcttttcaagCATCcttggtctgtttttttttctggacagAGATAGGGTCATCACAATTCAAGAattaacacaaaaacaaaatagaacaacaacaacaaaaggtttGCAAAGCCCATCCCATTGGTATACAAGAGTAATTTATTCAGTTTGGCTTCATTTAGCACCAGTGGATCAAAAATCAATGATGTTTTGGTAAGTGGTAATATTTGGAGAAATGGAATGAAGAATGCATCTGAAGATAAATAGGAATTATAACCACAAAAAAGGAAGGGTACTTACAAACCAAAGGTATGTATGGAACACAGGAGAATAGGTGAGCTGCCAATGAAATGGGCTTATAATGCCTCTTCCCCAACACAGCATCTGGAGGCTTCATAAAATCACTCTAACGGGTCAAGCATTGAAGGTCCtgagaagaatattttttttaatgttgcatTGTAATTCATTTGGATTCATATAGCAAATAAACTACTCGGTCATTtagaacaaattttttaaaatacatactagGAAAATTTCAGTGGGCtaactagaaaggaaaaaatagcttGGCTCACCGCCTAGAGGAAAAGATCTAATTCAGTGAGCATAGCAGGAACAGTCAATGTCAAAAAGGTCCTGTAGTACAGGTGAGACACTCTGAGAACGTGTCACCTATCCCTCCCAGTTTGTTTTGCCCACTTTGCCACTAAACTCATCTATGACACAGTAAGAACTCATAGGTACAAAAGATGGAAAAAGGATTGTGTGTTGACATCCAGGAGTTCTACTCAGACCCACCCAGGTAAACTGAACCCAAAAGTAATCCTCCCTCCGGCTCACCTCTTCGGCATGCTTGCTAACTCTGGTTCGTATATTCCTATAACTTATAGTGTGACTCTGATTGTTCCTGTAACTTTCCTGGAGCAATGTTCATGCCACCACatcagaacagaacagaacagaatgaAAAGCCCATGTTTGCTGGACTGCATGACCCCTTTTCTGGTCAGACTATCCCTTCAGATTGAAGGCTTTGGAGATATGCCAGAGGCAAGTGGAACTCCCAAACCTTTAGTCTTGTATAATTATTCTCCTCCACATATTTTGGAAACTGCTGAACCCTCTCTTATATGTTGCTGTGATTCAGAGGGTAAGTAATTGGGATATGAATACTGGCTATCTTTAGAGGAAAGCTCTTtggataaatggagaaaaatagcaTTATTCCTGTAAAATGCCAATTGACATAGCTTTTATAGATAAATATTCACTTTTCCTTTTGTGATGTGGAAACCTAACCTAATTTTGCTTCACAAACATCTCATTCTGGGggaggaaaggattttttttttaatgaaacaatcaTACATCCATAAGTACCTGGTGCTAAGATGAACctgaagaaaatgttaaaagtatgATGAGTCATAAACTGACAGTAAAGAACCTGATTATTTGACATAAAACATTCTGCTAAAGATAAGATGTGAAATGTAAGGTCTGCTGGCTGGGAAGTGTCACGTGTGCCTTTACATCATGCAGGATTTAGGCATGggtttctctctcactctctcagaTCCACATGCTCTGGGTTAAATCCATTTTCAGACAGGCTCTTCCAACAACTACATACCTTGCATCCTCTCAggtttaattatttaaaactaatATACTCTTTCCCCAGAAGTCCCCCCAAAATCTCACCGGCTCTAGTTGAAACATGAGACCATTGCTGGGCATTCACTTTAAATCTTCATGCCTTGAACTAGCAATGGAGCCCATCGCAAAGTACATGGACTGAGAATGGGAAATGAGTGGCTCCTTAGAGTGAAACTGAGGTCCTGTTACCAACAGCAGAGCAGATAGACGTGGAGTGTCAAATATATTTGACAATTTGACAATATATTTGCTAGCTATTCTTCTACCATCAGATATAATTCATTAGTGTCTCGCCGTACCTGTTTGTCTTCTACTTGGTAGTTCTAATTTCTGCGGCTTTGAGGACACATAACACTCCTAAATACTTAtcccagagacagaaaaacataAGTCCATGCAAATACTTGTACAAAACTGTTCATAACAGCTAATTAGTAATATCTAAAGAGTGGATGCCACCCAATTCCCATTAATAGGTGAGTGGATAGACAAGttatggcatatccatacaatggaataccactggacaataaaaaagaatgaatcattGATGAGTGCAACAATgtgaataaatttcaaaataattgtgctgagtgaaagaagctagacaaaaaaagagtacatattgggtgattctatttacataaaaagtctagaaaatgaaaactaatctaTAATGACAGAAAGGAGATCAAGATCAGTAATTGCCTATAGAACAGTGGGAGTGGGGGTCAaggcagggaggggcaagatggaaGGATTAGAGAGCTGCACAAGGAAGCATTGAGGGGGGAGTGATTGACATGTTCATCATCTTGATCAAGAGTTGGCATTTTTtgctgtaaagggccagatagtaaatattttaggctttgcaaacCATATAGTCTcttactcaactctgccattgcatCATCAAAACAGTTATAGATaagaagaattaaatgagtgTGAGTGTGTACAAATAGAACTGTTTACAAAATCAGGTGCAGTCTAATTGAGTGTGCAAGCCAGTCCCTGCTCTTGGTTATGGTGATGGGTTCGAAAGTGTGTACATATAGCAaaacatcaaattgtatacttttattATATGCCTccataaagttattaaataataaaaacaagacaaacagcCGTAGCTTCCCCATCACAAAGTGGATAAAGTCCAATCTTCTTACCATGGTATACAAGTCCCTCTATGAACTGGCCTCTATATTCCTCCCCTATCAGATTCATTGTCATTCCTGCTGGCATTTTTACTCTTTCAGTGCCAAACATACCCATCATGCCATTTCACCTCTATGCCTTTGCTCGAGCTTTCTCTCTGTCTTGAATGACCTACTCCTACCAACTGTAAGATTAAACTCGCGCATGTACACTCTCAAGAtgcattccttctttccttatgATACCCCTACTATTCCCTTTGCCTCATCTCTATGACTCCATAGTAGcctgtatatttgtgtgtgggttcatgtgtatgtgtatacacctacatatacatacactctTGCACGATTACATTGTTCCATAATTTTAACTAGATAGCTGAAATTTTTCTCGTATATTTAGAATCAAAATGTATTATCACCCCATGTCTGGATACTTGACTGAGCCCTCCCTGTGTCTATTATACCTATCACAGTGTCcggcacattttttaaaaaagcaaataaaccaaTAAATCAGTATGGCAGCTCTTATTATAACttttttacagataatgaaactgaTAGTTAGAGAAGGTATATATATAGCCCATAGGCACATGGTTATAAATGGCCAGTCTAGCACTGTGAAGGAGTTCCTCTGTATCTAATCTCAAATGCTTCCCACTAATCCTTGCAAttgtttttgctttggtttttggggggtttgttttgttctgttttttagtttttgctttttaattgaaaGCTTAACTACATTTCACcctgatggttttatttttttctggcgGTGCCACTGCTCTTCCTTCATCTCTTAGATACACCAAAATGAAGACTGCCACCAACATCTATATTTTCAACCTTGCTCTGGCAGATGCCCTAGCAACCAGTACCCTGCCCTTCCAGAGTGTCAATTACCTAATGGGAACATGGCCATTTGGAACCATCCTCTGCAAGATTGTGATCTCCATAGATTACTATAATATGTTCACCAGCATATTCACCCTCTGCACCATGAGCATTGATCGCTACATCGCAGTCTGCCATCCCGTCAAGGCCCTGGATTTCCGCACTCCCCGCAATGCCAAGATCGTCAACATCTGCAACTGGATCCTCTCTTCAGCCATTGGTCTGCCTGTGATGTTCATGGCAACAACAAAGTACCGGCAAGGTGAGTATGGCTGCAGGCCTGAGGGATAGAGAGAATATAGTTAGATATGTTAGTGAAGTCATAAGCCAAGTAGAAATTATGGAGTGGTCCCATGCTGTAGACAAACAGTAATTTTAATGATTCTTTTTAGCAAAAtagttttgaatattttgaacTAGGAATTTTCCCCTATAATTTTAAGTCCAGTAAACATTTGAAAGAGAAGATAAACCATAATCTATCGGTTCCTGATTTCTCTGCACTTACTTCATCAAAAGGACAGGAAAATAAGAACACAGCTCTTTCAAGAGTAATTAGAGCTTAAACCCAAAGAACATTAAGTGGAGGCTTGTTTTAAAATCTCGAGTGGCTGCCTACATGacaaatttatctttttagaCTTCAGAATGATAAATCACCCATCAAAAAGTAGAGTtgagggaatcccctggtggtccagtggttaggactcagcacttccactgcggTGGTGGccgggttggggaactaagatctcgcaagccacacgggtggccaaaataaaaaacccagaaaatgaaGTGAAGACATCCATTACCTGGAAACCCCTATAGAATCTTGAcagtgattatatttttatatcagcCTAGACCCCATAGAGGATCTAGCTCACGGTGAGAGATTCATAACTGTTGACTGAATGAAAGCTTAACGTCATCAAAGTGGAGAACCTAAATGACGTATCTGGAAAAAATAACTCTCCTGAAAATCAAGAGAGAACTCAGTTTCTTCCATGGTTTCTTTAAATCTTCCTTTTCTGGCTTGTGTAGTAATAGCCAGAGGTTAACCCAGGTCAAGGTGATAAATTAGAGAGCAAAATGGCAATCGTAACTCCTCATGACATCATTAAAAGTTGCTGCTAGTTCTTCCTTATCATTCTTCTCTTCTAGGTTCCATAGATTGTACACTAACGTTTTCTCACCCAACCTGGTACTGGGAGAACCTGCTGAAAATCTGTGTTTTCATCTTTGCTTTCATCATGCCTGTCCTCGTCATTACGGTGTGTTACGGACTGATGATCTTACGCCTCAAGAGCGTCCGCATGCTCTCTGGCTCCAAAGAAAAGGATCGGAACCTGCGAAGAATCACCAGGATGGTGCTGGTGGTTGTGGCTGTGTTCATCGTCTGCTGGACCCCCATTCACATTTACGTCATCGTCAAAGCCTTGATCACAATCCCAGAAACTACTTTCCAGACTGTTTCATGGCACTTCTGCATTGCTCTCGGTTACACAAACAGCTGCCTGAACCCGGTCCTTTATGCATTTCTGGATGAAAACTTCAAACGATGCTTCAGAGAGTTCTGCATCCCAACTTCCTCCACCATTGAGCAGCAAAACTCCACTAGAATACGTCAgaacaccagagacctcccgtCCACGGCCAACACAGTGGATAGGACTAACCATCAGGTAGGCAGCTTCTAGGATTGGGTGTACCTCCTGGGGATGACAGAAAAGTTATAGAGCTTCTTAAAAGCCAAGATTTGAATCCACTGGAAAAGGATCAGTAACCAGGGGATTGAGGCTGAGCTCTATGTATTTTGTACATATGCATTCAGATATAGAGACATTCCAATCAGATATCCATACATCTACTAAAAATCTACTATCTTCACAGCCTTTGCTTCTATGCAAAATTAATGACTTCAGCACATTGTGGAAGTGATCTTAATCTAGAATTCTTCTCATTCCCCCCAATGTTAGGTGTTTCATGCATATCACTCCAATGTCCCTGTCGCTTCTCAAAAGCCAGTCCTGCTCTGGATCTATGGTTACAGAGAAAGTGTCAGCACTTTGCCCACTGTAGTGATGGGTGACGATGTTCCCAGCAACTCACTGTCAcaccaaaggagaaaagaggattCAATGGCCCATCCTTAACTTTGCTGAGTCActgatttataaatttttatacctGAACTCTAGAGAAAACATCAAACTTATTACTTAAGTATTAGAACTAAATTCGTTTTGCAACAGTCATCATACCAGTTGAGGTTATAATGAGGAGTGACTATCTGTTGGAAGATATATCCCTATGCACAGAAGAGTACAGATGGGAGCCTGCACAGAAGATGCAAGGTCTACACACAACAGAATAATCACATGAGAAatcaaaaaggaggaaagagaaaaaaaaatctgtctctaAGTTAATATTGCCTTGTTAAGCCACTGGTTTGGAAATTTTGGAGTCTGGCCTGTAAAGTAAATCAGTCactgaattattaaaattaacttaagTAAGTAAATTTCTGAATGATGGTACCAGCATCCAAAAATCACAGCCTGTGTAATTTTATAACACAGAACTCAAATTCAAACTCCCTGTGAAAGTAAATCCTCATGTCAGAATCTTAGGTAAAGTTTCTAGGGTCAGGGAGCAGAACAGTGGGGACAGATGTCTCCCTAAAAATCATCAGGAAGTCAAGTCACGGAGCCAGAGAGAGAGCCTGGTTCCCTTAggatgcagctgcttcctctctgcttcctgttcCCCACTCCTCGCTGTCCCTTGTGACAGCCATTACTGCCACCCAACCCACCCAACCCAGCCCAATTAGAAGAGCTCACCCCTTCTAATTGACCACAGGACCAATGTAAGATGGCCCAGAAGGATCTGCCACGGCAACAGGAATCCTCATACTCTTGatattaaataatgttaaaatgaacCCAGGAACTCGCAAGCCCTGGGGAGCATGAGGTAATGATGGCAGGCCTATTTCCAACCAAAGGGAAATTATTAACTTATTATGTCTCCCTTCTAATTCCATTTCAGAAACAAAAGCCAGAAAGAACAGTTTTTTTtactctgtttctttaatttttttttttttcacatcaagACCTCTAAGCCTGCTCCTTTTACTAAGCAGCTCTCCTTCTCAGTGATTCTGGAAATCTTGTGAATAACTTAAAGAGGGTAGgaatttaaatagatttttctctAACCTGAAGATAACACGTTAAAGAATGCAACTTAAAACCCTCAGTCCTAAACTGaggttaaaatatttaccattggaGCAAAACGATGGCCATTGTAAAGGATTCGTTCTCTCTCCTTAAGCACCTGTTTATACCCTCCCTCTCCTTTCAGGCACTTTGGGGAGTGGCTGCTGGTATTGTACCCTGTACCGCTGCCGAGGTCTCTTGTCATATCTGATCCTCTCAGAACCCTTCACCTGCCTTGCTTTCCTGGAAGTACAGCTCCCAGCTTGTCTGGTGGAGTGTTTTTCCTGAGTTCAGCATGAGTGTCCTTCAGCTGCCCCGACACTGCCCTTGACTCCCCTCCAAATCCAGCAGTTTCACAGCCACATGTGTGGTTCTTGCACagccagagagaggagaaaggaagctAACTGGGGAAGCTCTGGTCTAAGTAACTAAAaggtttgctttaaaaatacatccaAATGGAGCTTATCTTCATTGCTGCCTCTGTGAAGCAGCATCAGTGTCAGATAACAGCAGAAACACATTAGCCCTGTAATTGGCTGCTTTCCCAAAACACCCAGCTGGGAGAGCTGGACACAGAAGAGTGGAtgccaggaaaagaggaaaagacactctgacatatttgaaaattaagataAATCAAATATCCCTTTCACTAATCTCCACTGAGGTGTCATCATTAGAATCAAGGCAGTTATACACAGACATCTGGAACAATACATAAGTCTTTGGTGATCTTTTCActaatatatcaaaataataaaattatttgggggaaaaattggAGACTTTACGGCTGTGTCTATAGGTCATTGATTCGTTTACAAATTCAGTATCTGACAGGGaggtgttattttctttttttcttttttttttttaagtcatgaaCCGTCATGTTAGGAAACAAAGCTAATTGGATTTGCATTAACTGTTTAACTGCTGTCTGTACCATTGTAGATGTTTATGTCCTGCCTatctatgtatttgtattttctccaagAAATATGTTGTACTGTGTGTGTCACATGTCAAGCACATTAGTCAACTTCATATTCTGCAGATCAGAGATCCAATATCAAACCTTCCCAGGGTGTCTGTATTCTGAAACTGTACACTGAGATCATGTCCATGCAACGCAAAGTCAAGTGGAGAGTTGGCAGTTATCAAGGTAATTTGATCATATAAGAAAATTATGTGCCCAAGATAAACTTGGAGTCATACTTACATAGCTAAGGGCTACTTGGtcagcttttgctgcataacaaatcattccaaaattTAATGGCTGAAAGCAACCATTTATTTAGTTTACAATTCTATAGATCAGTAatttgggctgggctgggctgggctgggctagACAGTTCTTCCAGTCTTAGCTGGGCTCACTCTGTGGTGAGCTGCCCTATCGGCTGTCAGCCAGCTGATCTAAGGTGGCCATAGCAAGAATGGCTAGCTCCTCATGGATCCTCATCTTCCATTATCTGTGTTAGCCCAGGCTTGTTCTCATGGCCATCACAGGTTCTAGGTTCAAAGGGTGGGAAAACAGACTCCACCTATTGATGGAGCTGCAGTCACATTGCAAAGGGGTGTGGATGTAGGGAGGGAAGTCATTGTGGCCACTTTTGCTAACCAGCTACAGTAGGCACATGGTGCGTGGGACAAGTTAGCCTTAGCTCCCTGAGAGCTCCAATTATATCTGTCTTGCTCCTTCTTGTATCTCCAGTATCTGCCTAGCACAGTAAAGTGTACTCCAAaaacatctgttgaataaatgaatgattaaataaatatcttttgataTTTCAGGAGATCTGGAGGGGGTAGGAATGACCCCTTTCTTGCAACTGATTGACAAGCTAAAGGATTGTGTAATACCCTGACATTATTTCAGGCTCAcccttcagtaaaaaaaatattcacaggagggattctttattttttctctccagCCTTTAGTCCTCTGATCCAAAgttatacttttcaaaaattttcttacATTGGTGCTTgccttctaattttatttttaataagtgttATTGATAAGGGGGTCAAGAACCAGACTCAGTGCCCTAAAGAGCTCATACCCTGGcttaatgtggaaaaaaaaaaaaaaaagatggtctcATATTCTTTTATGCATTCCAGGGTCCAGCATACTGCTCCAGCTGTAGTGTTCCATGCCTGACTTATGTTCAGCTTGTTGTCTTTATGTCTTCTAGATCTTTGGTAGGTAGACTTAGGCAAAGGCATTCATTTTCCATCTGCTCTCAATGCAACTTAATTTCTTTGTACCCTGTTGTTGTCCTCATTCGATTCCACTTGGCTTCAAAACACTTCCATCATTTGCTCAAATCAGTCCAGGTCCAACTCAGACCTGAGATGCTGGCCTGCCTTCACTGCTTGGTTTCCACCCTGATCACATTCTCTaatgtatttttagttttgacacctagattattttttaatgtataacattatatgggaaaagagaaatTTGTTATGTCAGTTAGATTATTATTTAAAGAGTTTGCATTAACTAGAACCATAATAATAATGCTATCTTTCCCTTATATGATAGCATGAAGATTAAAAAGTGCTTTTATCACATCAGCTTCCTATAATAACCCTAATGggtaaacatgaaaaaaaaattttcagggaGGTTAAATGATTATACAAGATCAAACCACCAGTAAGAGGCAGAACCCAGACAAATATCTAGACTTCTCATATTAATCCAAAACTTTTCTCTGCTATCCCACAAAATACCACTTTGCACTCAAATATTAGTATATGGTCTCAGGCAGAGGATCTCAGGCTTTACAGTGAGCTCCAGAAAGTGTAACTTTTGAGGAACTCTAAGAAATCTGGTTCACTGAGTCAAAGTAGGGTCCAATAATCTGAATTTTGAACAAAACACTAAACTGAAAGCTGATTTAAAAGGTAACTTCATCCAAACACTACCAAAGTTACTGTTTTGTCTAACCTGAGTAACCCATTCGGTCAAGCTGATTGATACTAATTTTTTTCACCAAATGAATCTTGTGTTTAGCAAAATAATGTAGTTATCTTGTGACAAAGCCTTAACTTTCTAATATATCAATCAGTGAGTCTTATAGAACAAAGTAATATAACAATGATAAAGCTAACATTATGGTACCTCCTGCTAACTCCACATCAATATGGCAAGCCCATTCCTAAACCCTTAGGTTACTATTTTTTTAGCAGCTTCTTGACATTTTGATCAAAGTAGCAGGTCAAGCAATGAGGAGATGCTTTGCATTTGCGTTAACTAAAAAACTATATTATCCCCAGCTAAACTAAAAGCAGAAGCCTAATTTGTCAAATCACTCTCAAAAGTTGGCTCTCGACTTTTTTACAAGACATCTGTGGAGAACCAatttgagaaggaaaagcatttcaATTCCATGACAAAAGTCCCAAATGAGGATAGCTCACAAAATTACCAGGTTTGACCACATTAATGCATATTTTGTGAATGAGGCCAAAGTGGCTACTCTTTCAATtctttagtttaaaaagaaaacagttccagttaagagtgtgtgtgtgtgtgtgtgtgtgtgtgtgtgtgtgtgtgtgtgtgagagagagagagacagagagagagagagagcatacACATGCATGATATAGGCGTGCTTCTATGCATGTGCAATACTAGAGTATATCTAAGTTTAAAATGAATTATCCCTTTCATAAATATAGCAGAAGAGCTTAATATGTTTCTGTAAATTGGCTACAATCTGGGATGAGAAAATATTGTTTACTTGGAAATATGTTTATTGCCACAAAATATTTGACTATTAGTAATaacagacctaaatagacacttctccaaagaagccatacagatggccaacaggcacatggaaagatgctcaatatcactaactattagagaaatgcaaattaaaacaacaatgaggtatcatcttaTACAAGCCAGGatgaccatcattaaaatgtctacaaataataaatgct harbors:
- the OPRM1 gene encoding mu-type opioid receptor isoform X2, giving the protein MDSSSVPKNASNCTDPFTHSSSCSPGPNPSSWVNFSHLEGNLSDPCGPNRTELGGSDSLCPSTGSPSMITAITIMALYSIVCVVGLFGNFLVMYVIVRYTKMKTATNIYIFNLALADALATSTLPFQSVNYLMGTWPFGTILCKIVISIDYYNMFTSIFTLCTMSIDRYIAVCHPVKALDFRTPRNAKIVNICNWILSSAIGLPVMFMATTKYRQGSIDCTLTFSHPTWYWENLLKICVFIFAFIMPVLVITVCYGLMILRLKSVRMLSGSKEKDRNLRRITRMVLVVVAVFIVCWTPIHIYVIVKALITIPETTFQTVSWHFCIALGYTNSCLNPVLYAFLDENFKRCFREFCIPTSSTIEQQNSTRIRQNTRDLPSTANTVDRTNHQPPLAVSVPQVFT
- the OPRM1 gene encoding mu-type opioid receptor isoform X1; this encodes MDSSSVPKNASNCTDPFTHSSSCSPGPNPSSWVNFSHLEGNLSDPCGPNRTELGGSDSLCPSTGSPSMITAITIMALYSIVCVVGLFGNFLVMYVIVRYTKMKTATNIYIFNLALADALATSTLPFQSVNYLMGTWPFGTILCKIVISIDYYNMFTSIFTLCTMSIDRYIAVCHPVKALDFRTPRNAKIVNICNWILSSAIGLPVMFMATTKYRQGSIDCTLTFSHPTWYWENLLKICVFIFAFIMPVLVITVCYGLMILRLKSVRMLSGSKEKDRNLRRITRMVLVVVAVFIVCWTPIHIYVIVKALITIPETTFQTVSWHFCIALGYTNSCLNPVLYAFLDENFKRCFREFCIPTSSTIEQQNSTRIRQNTRDLPSTANTVDRTNHQIRDPISNLPRVSVF